From the Burkholderia cenocepacia genome, the window GCGCGACCGTCATCAATGCGGCGAGCAGCAGCACACCGCCCCAGCCTTCGGTACCGAAGCCGAGCATTTCAAGAATCGCCATGCGTGCCTCCCTGCATGCGTTGAGTGAATCCGCTGGATGCGTGCCGCCGCATCGCGCGTCGTTCGATGAACTTACGCGGCGGCGGCCGAACGCGCAGCGCTTACGGCGTGACGTCGGTCTTGAACCACTTGTCGGCAAGCTTCTTCACGGTGCCGTCCGCGAGCGCCGCGGCGATCGCCGTATCGAACTTCGTCTTCAGGTCGGCATCCTGCTTGCGGAACGCCAGCCCTTCGCCGGGCCCCCAGATCGGGCCGCCGAGCTTCGGCCCCGCGAGCACGATCGACGCGTTGTCCTTTTTCGCGTTGTTCGCCGCGTAGTACGTGACGTCGTCGAACGATGCATCGATGCGCCCGGCGACCAGATCGAGATCGCGTTCGGGCGACGTCTTGTACACGCGAATCGACGCGATGTCCTTGAAGCTGTCGTTGATGAATTTCGTGTAGACGGTGCCCGACTGGATACCGATCGTCTTGCCCTTCAGCTGCTTGCGCAGCGTGTCGACGGTAGGCTTGTCCGCGTTGGCGTCGCCTGTGAGCTTGACGATCGGTGCGCCGGGCGCGGCCTTCGGCAGGATCTTCGTATCGGTGACGGCGAACGTCGCCGGCGTCGCCGCATACGGACGCGAGAACAGCAGGATCTTTTCGCGCTCCGGCGTGATCGAAATGGCATCCATCAGGACATCGAACTTGCCGGCCTGCAGGCCCGGAATCATCCCGTCCCAGTCCTGCGCGACCATGTTGCACTGCACCTTGATGCGCTCGCACACGTTGGCGAGCAGCTCCGGTTCGAAACCGCCCAGCTTGCCGCCCGGCAGCGTGAGGTTCCACGGCGCGTAGCCGCCTTCGAGCGCGACCGTCACCGTCTTCCATTCCTTTGCCTGCACCGGCGCCGCGAGCGTCGCCGCCGCAGCCGCGATGACGCCGACCGTCCTGATTGCCCACTTGATGCGCTTGCCGTTCACGAGAGTTCTCCTTGCGTTGAAGTTCGCCATCCCTTCGGTGCAGCAAGCCGCCTCAGGAATTTGTCTATACAAGCATGCAAGAAGAAAAACAACGAGACAAGCGGTGATCAATAAAAACGGGTGAAACGCGGGAAATCCCCTAATTTCAAGGGTCTGGCGTGCATCGTCACGGGGAATTCCGGCACACGTTTGGTGCAATTCGAGTGGCCGAATCGCAAGGATGACTAGACAAATTCTGAATTCGACCACGAGGCCGCTCGACCCCGCGACGCATGCCTGAGGATTGGCGGCTCGCAATGCCTGCGCGTGGCCGCATCGATGGCGCCGTGCTGTGCGGCACTGCGTCTGCATCGGCGTCGCG encodes:
- a CDS encoding transporter substrate-binding domain-containing protein is translated as MNGKRIKWAIRTVGVIAAAAATLAAPVQAKEWKTVTVALEGGYAPWNLTLPGGKLGGFEPELLANVCERIKVQCNMVAQDWDGMIPGLQAGKFDVLMDAISITPEREKILLFSRPYAATPATFAVTDTKILPKAAPGAPIVKLTGDANADKPTVDTLRKQLKGKTIGIQSGTVYTKFINDSFKDIASIRVYKTSPERDLDLVAGRIDASFDDVTYYAANNAKKDNASIVLAGPKLGGPIWGPGEGLAFRKQDADLKTKFDTAIAAALADGTVKKLADKWFKTDVTP